One genomic region from Streptomyces sp. NBC_01304 encodes:
- a CDS encoding HAD family hydrolase: protein MTSTVPAVGTRTAEGAALQAVLLDMDGTLVDTEGFWWDAEVEVFAGLGHTLDDSWRHVVVGGPMTRSAGFLIEATGADITLPELTDLLNDGFEDRISRALPLMPGAERLLAELAAHRVPTALVSASHRRIIDRILDSLGSQHFHLTIAGDEVERTKPHPAPYLLAAAGLGADPARCAVIEDTATGVAAAEAAGCRVVAVPSVAPIAPADGRTVVSSLEEVDLPFLRKLITGMH from the coding sequence ATGACCAGTACGGTCCCCGCAGTCGGAACCCGGACGGCCGAAGGCGCCGCCCTTCAGGCCGTCCTGCTCGACATGGACGGCACCCTCGTGGACACCGAGGGCTTCTGGTGGGACGCCGAGGTGGAGGTGTTCGCAGGGCTCGGCCACACCCTCGACGACTCCTGGCGCCATGTCGTGGTCGGCGGCCCGATGACCCGCAGCGCCGGCTTCCTCATCGAGGCCACCGGCGCCGACATCACGCTGCCCGAGCTGACCGACCTGCTCAACGACGGCTTCGAGGACCGCATCAGCCGCGCCCTGCCCCTCATGCCGGGCGCCGAGCGCCTGCTCGCCGAGCTCGCCGCGCACCGCGTGCCCACGGCCCTGGTATCCGCCTCGCACCGGCGCATCATCGACCGCATCCTCGACTCGCTCGGCTCGCAGCACTTCCACCTGACCATCGCGGGCGACGAGGTGGAGCGGACCAAGCCGCACCCCGCCCCGTACCTCCTCGCGGCGGCCGGGCTCGGCGCGGACCCGGCCAGATGCGCCGTCATCGAGGACACCGCCACCGGCGTGGCCGCGGCCGAGGCCGCCGGCTGCCGGGTGGTGGCGGTGCCTTCGGTGGCGCCGATCGCCCCTGCCGACGGTCGTACGGTCGTCTCCTCGCTCGAAGAAGTAGACCTTCCCTTTCTTCGGAAGCTGATTACTGGAATGCACTGA